One Archocentrus centrarchus isolate MPI-CPG fArcCen1 chromosome 14, fArcCen1, whole genome shotgun sequence DNA window includes the following coding sequences:
- the LOC115791912 gene encoding odorant receptor 131-2-like, translated as MSYVTQSQTNITAGLQYRGILEVLLSSVPITVSCCVFLFINGLMLHTLRSKPVFCETACYILLYNLIFADTVQMVLTQLLYLLSVCRIRLTYPVCGFLIMITTLTTGISPLTLVVMSLERYVAVCCPLRHAAIITIRNTALAIIIVWSISSLNVFIRVILLLIFPFEDLESLQMKDFCSLTHVLLNPISDDYDKAYTCVLFVSAAVAVTCSYIGVAIAARSASTDKASARKARNTLLLHLIQLGLSLSSTIHNPLLTEISKVLDRVTALRILNVLYVFMMLLPRCLSPLIYGIRDQTIRGILMYHLCCRAKTIVGYVDPKEFHTLHTFH; from the exons ATGTCTTACGTCACTCAGTCTCAGACTAACATCACTGCTGGACTGCAGTACAGAGGGATACTGGAAGTTCTGTTGTCGTCTGTTCCAATTACAgtatcctgctgtgtgtttctctttattAATGGGCTCATGCTGCACACCTTGAGGAGTAAACCAGTGTTTTGTGAAACAGCCTGTTACATTCTTCTTTATAACCTAATTTTTGCAGACACTGTACAGATGGTCTTGACTCAATTATTGTACTTACTGTCTGTTTGTAGAATCAGACTTACATATCCTGTATGTGGTTTTCTGATCATGATTACCACTCTTACAACTGGGATCTCTCCTCTCACACTGGTGGTGATGTCTCTGGAGAGATATGTAGCTGTGTGCTGCCCACTGAGACACGctgccatcatcaccatcagaaACACAGCACTAGCTATTATCATAGTTTGGTCCATCAGTTCACTAAATGTTTTCATTAGAGTGATTTTGCTGTTAATTTTTCCATTTGAAGACCTAGAGAGTTTGCAAATGAAAGACTTTTGCTCTCTTACTCATGTGTTGCTCAACCCAATCTCTGATGATTATGACAAAGCTTACACTTGTGTTCTGTTTGTATCTGCTGCTGTGGCCGTCACTTGCTCCTATATTGGTGTTGCAATAGCAGCCAGGTCGGCCTCCACAGACAAAGCTTCGGCCCGTAAGGCTCgtaacacactgctgctgcaccTGATACAGCTGGGCCTCAGTCTTTCCTCAACAATTCATAATCCTCTGCTTACAGAGATCTCAAAAGTCCTTGACAGAGTAACAGCTTTACGTATCTTGAATGTACTTTATGTGTTTATGATGCTTCTTCCCAGATGTTTGAGTCCTCTCATCTATGGCATTAGAGACCAAACCATCAGAGGCATCCTCATGTACCATCTGTGCTGTCGAGCAAAAACT ATTGTTGGATATGTGGACCCCAAGGAATTTCACACTCTCCACACGTTCCACTAG
- the LOC115791911 gene encoding odorant receptor 131-2-like: MSYVTQSQTNFTAGLQYRGILEVLLLSVPITGSCCVFLFINGLMLHILRSKPVFRETACYILLYNLIFADTVQMLLTQLLYLLSVCRITLTYPVCGFLIMIANITTGISPLTLVVMSLERYVAVCCPLRHAAIITIRNTALAIIIVWSISSLNVFIQVILLLTFPFEDLESLQMKDFCSHTPLLLNPISDHYDKAYTCVLFVSAAVAVTCSYIGVTIAARSASTDKASVCKARNTLLLHLIQLDLSLSSTIYGPLVTEISKVLDRVTVLRIWSVLYVFLVLLPRCLSPLIYGIRDQTIRAILMYHLCCRAKTVSDSKKDQHVRLR, translated from the coding sequence ATGTCTTACGTCACTCAGTCTCAGACTAACTTCACTGCTGGACTGCAGTACAGAGGGATACTGGAAGTTCTGTTGTTGTCTGTTCCAATTACAggatcctgctgtgtgtttctctttattAATGGGCTCATGCTGCACATCTTGAGGAGTAAACCAGTGTTTCGTGAAACTGCCTGTTACATTCTTCTTTATAACTTAATTTTTGCAGACACTGTACAGATGCTCTTGACTCAATTATTGTACTTACTGTCTGTTTGTAGAATCACACTTACATATCCTGTATGTGGTTTTCTGATCATGATTGCCAATATTACAACTGGGATCTCTCCTCTCACACTGGTGGTGATGTCTCTGGAGAGATATGTAGCTGTGTGCTGCCCACTGAGACACGctgccatcatcaccatcagaaACACAGCACTAGCGATTATCATAGTTTGGTCCATCAGCTCactaaatgttttcattcaagTGATTTTGCTGTTAACTTTTCCATTTGAAGACCTAGAGAGTTTGCAGATGAAAGACTTTTGCTCTCACACTCCTTTGTTGCTCAACCCAATCTCTGATCATTATGACAAAGCTTACACTTGTGTTCTGTTTGTATCTGCTGCTGTGGCCGTCACTTGCTCCTATATTGGTGTTACAATAGCAGCCAGGTCGGCCTCCACAGACAAAGCTTCGGTCTGTAAGGCTCgtaacacactgctgctgcaccTGATACAGCTGGACCTCAGTCTTTCCTCAACAATTTATGGTCCTTTGGTTACAGAGATCTCAAAAGTCCTTGACAGAGTAACAGTTTTACGTATCTGGAGTGTACTTTATGTGTTTTTGGTGCTTCTTCCCAGATGTTTGAGTCCTCTCATCTATGGCATTAGAGACCAAACCATCAGAGCCATCCTCATGTACCATCTGTGCTGTCGAGCAAAAACTGTGAGTGATTCAAAGAAAGATCAACATGTCAGATTGAGGTAA